GATCCGATCGTGAAATAATGTTTCGCGTCTCCGCCGCCGAAACGCGGACTGCGGATATTCCATGCAAGATCATACCTCAGGATAAAGAACCCGAGAAATGCGCGAATGCCGAATCCATAGCCCAGGCGGGCGTCCTGAAATACGGCGCCAGGTTCGCCTTTTAAGGTCTGGCCCCAGTCAAATTTCGCTCGGTTATAAACGATATTCCCGTTGCGGTCGACGTACCGGTAGTTTGCCCTGTGAAAGCTGCCGTCCGGATCCTGAAAAGTCTGATCCTGCCCGCCCCAGGCCGCGCCGAAGTCGACGAATGTGACGCCGCGAATCTGCTGCAGGAACAATGGGATCGGGAAACCCAGCTGCATAAAATGGATTAGGGGAAATCGTAATTCCAGATTGCTTACAAAATATCGTGTGCCCTGCAATTCGTAATAATCGCTTCCGCGCAAAGGCGAAACGAAAGTGGCGAGAAAGTCTTCCAGCGCGTCAACGATGATCTCGCCGCTGCGAAACCGCGGGATGATCCAGTTATCCAATCCGCCGACGAAGAAGCGCTGAGGATCGCGTCCGTACGTGCTTCCCGCGCTCGCGCGAAAAGCCACCGCGTAATATTTCTTGAACCACCAGTATTTGCGCGCGTCCGCTGAAACGGTCGTAAAGCGCAAACCGTTGGATCCGTAACCGGGACTGGTAACCACGGATAGCTGAGCGCGGCGCCCGTCGAACGGGCCAAAATACGTGTTCAACGCGTTGTCGGTTGTCAACGAAGCGCCGATAAGC
This DNA window, taken from bacterium, encodes the following:
- a CDS encoding BamA/TamA family outer membrane protein, with the translated sequence MTQFVIARETSIANDMRPLPGGIPATKENIGVGPTRRSQNTLIGASLTTDNALNTYFGPFDGRRAQLSVVTSPGYGSNGLRFTTVSADARKYWWFKKYYAVAFRASAGSTYGRDPQRFFVGGLDNWIIPRFRSGEIIVDALEDFLATFVSPLRGSDYYELQGTRYFVSNLELRFPLIHFMQLGFPIPLFLQQIRGVTFVDFGAAWGGQDQTFQDPDGSFHRANYRYVDRNGNIVYNRAKFDWGQTLKGEPGAVFQDARLGYGFGIRAFLGFFILRYDLAWNIRSPRFGGGDAKHYFTIGSDF